A window of Terriglobus sp. RCC_193 contains these coding sequences:
- a CDS encoding multicopper oxidase family protein: MTQPRRWNRREFMVATGAVACLGALDSRAQATPDYTVTIDACTVEASPKHIVRTVGYNGQVPGPLLRLREGRASTIRVVNRTKSEEIVHWHGLHLPPAIDGAMEEGTPMIAPGATVQFQMTPQPAGFRWYHTHTFAGNDLRKAQYSGQHGFLYVESANEPGNYDAEHFLALHDWNGYLTGGDDGSMNPTYDISTVNSRMLGHGVPIRVKQGQRVLFHILNSSPTEVHWVALAGHTFHVIALDGNPVATPSAAAMLRLAPAERVSAWVQMDHPGVWVLGEVRKHIQAAGMGTVIEYAGSAKKPAWLQPVSLAWDYAQFGTADTDAAIASEVEEIPLVLESRFKGHGSQERWMINGKSYPDTDMPVLVQGRRYRLRFRNRSMDDHPMHLHRHTFELRELPGGKRTRGVMKDTVLVPAGAETAVEFIAANPGLSLLHCHQQNHMDMGFMMVFRYA; encoded by the coding sequence TTGACGCAACCCCGTAGATGGAATCGGCGTGAATTCATGGTGGCCACCGGTGCGGTCGCCTGTCTGGGCGCACTGGATTCCCGTGCGCAGGCCACCCCGGACTACACCGTCACGATTGATGCCTGCACGGTTGAGGCTTCGCCAAAGCATATTGTGCGTACTGTCGGATACAACGGGCAGGTTCCCGGGCCATTGTTGCGACTGCGCGAAGGGCGAGCCAGCACCATCCGGGTGGTAAATCGCACCAAGTCCGAAGAGATTGTGCATTGGCATGGTCTGCATCTTCCTCCCGCGATCGACGGCGCCATGGAAGAGGGGACGCCCATGATTGCGCCCGGTGCCACGGTGCAGTTCCAGATGACGCCGCAACCGGCGGGATTCCGCTGGTATCACACCCATACCTTTGCCGGAAACGATCTGCGGAAGGCGCAATACAGCGGCCAGCACGGATTCCTTTATGTGGAATCGGCAAACGAACCGGGCAACTATGACGCGGAACACTTCCTGGCGTTGCATGACTGGAACGGGTACCTGACCGGTGGTGACGACGGTTCGATGAACCCCACGTATGACATCAGCACGGTGAACAGCCGCATGCTGGGCCATGGCGTACCCATCCGCGTAAAGCAGGGGCAACGCGTTCTGTTCCACATCCTGAACTCTTCGCCCACTGAGGTGCATTGGGTTGCGCTGGCGGGTCACACCTTTCATGTCATTGCGCTGGATGGCAACCCGGTTGCCACGCCTTCTGCCGCTGCGATGCTTCGCCTTGCACCCGCGGAGCGCGTGTCTGCGTGGGTCCAGATGGATCATCCGGGCGTGTGGGTGCTGGGCGAGGTGCGCAAACACATCCAGGCCGCGGGCATGGGAACGGTCATCGAGTATGCCGGAAGCGCAAAGAAACCCGCGTGGCTGCAGCCTGTGTCGCTGGCATGGGATTATGCGCAATTCGGAACTGCGGATACCGACGCGGCAATCGCCTCGGAAGTGGAGGAGATCCCGCTTGTCCTAGAGAGCCGGTTCAAGGGCCACGGCTCGCAGGAGCGATGGATGATCAACGGCAAATCGTACCCCGATACCGACATGCCTGTGCTGGTGCAGGGACGCCGCTATCGTCTGCGTTTTCGCAACAGGAGCATGGACGACCACCCGATGCATCTGCATCGTCACACGTTTGAGCTGCGCGAACTGCCGGGCGGAAAACGGACCCGCGGCGTCATGAAAGACACCGTATTGGTGCCGGCTGGAGCGGAGACGGCGGTGGAGTTTATCGCGGCCAACCCTGGCCTTTCGCTGCTGCACTGCCATCAGCAAAACCACATGGATATGGGCTTCATGATGGTGTTCCG
- a CDS encoding lactonase family protein: MNRRHFSFGLPATAFALRSFAIQPTLSLHRKTAFIGTTGKEAQGIFQTSFDAKTGTFAPPDMAAKLPGNDSMTLHPHQRNHLYSTAVVNGIAAVQGFEITGSAEQPLRPINQQTAKGNGPNFLSIDPSGRVAMEANWGSGDISTYRIDRNGELSPYVEHIEYGADHHGPQPVQIHSRCHSILTAPGGRFVLVNDYGCDRIYIYALNAEMAKLTPHNPPFYAAAPGSAPRHLVFHPNGRWIYCNNELTNTVDLLDWDAKHGTLKLRESMSTLPLDAPPKCRTADMALSADHRYLYCSVRTLESFVTYAVESNGTLRRIQFLPSQGVENRCITLDSTGHWLIAANQRSNDVSVLPRDPKTGLLSAQTSSIKIPGACYVLWA; this comes from the coding sequence ATGAATCGTCGTCACTTCTCTTTTGGCCTGCCTGCTACTGCCTTTGCCTTACGTTCCTTTGCCATCCAACCCACGCTGTCGCTCCATCGCAAAACAGCCTTCATCGGCACCACAGGCAAGGAAGCGCAGGGCATCTTCCAGACCTCGTTCGATGCGAAGACCGGCACGTTCGCGCCGCCGGATATGGCAGCGAAACTCCCCGGCAACGACTCCATGACACTGCACCCGCACCAGCGCAATCACCTCTACAGCACCGCGGTGGTAAATGGCATTGCAGCCGTGCAGGGCTTCGAGATCACCGGCAGCGCAGAGCAACCACTGCGGCCTATCAATCAACAGACCGCCAAGGGCAACGGGCCGAACTTTCTATCCATTGATCCCAGCGGACGCGTGGCGATGGAGGCCAACTGGGGCAGCGGTGACATCAGCACCTACCGCATCGATCGCAACGGTGAACTCTCGCCTTATGTGGAACACATCGAATACGGCGCAGATCATCACGGCCCGCAGCCCGTGCAGATACACAGCCGCTGCCACTCCATTCTGACCGCGCCCGGTGGCCGCTTTGTGCTGGTGAATGATTACGGCTGCGACCGCATTTACATCTATGCGTTGAACGCGGAGATGGCGAAGCTCACACCACACAATCCACCGTTTTACGCAGCAGCTCCCGGCTCCGCACCGCGGCACCTTGTGTTTCATCCCAACGGCCGATGGATCTACTGCAACAACGAACTCACCAACACCGTGGACCTGTTGGATTGGGACGCAAAGCACGGCACGCTGAAACTTCGCGAAAGCATGAGCACACTGCCGCTGGATGCTCCGCCCAAGTGCCGCACCGCAGACATGGCGCTGTCAGCGGACCACCGCTATCTCTATTGCAGCGTGCGGACGCTGGAGAGCTTCGTTACCTACGCGGTGGAGTCCAATGGAACGCTGCGGCGTATCCAGTTTCTGCCGTCGCAGGGCGTGGAGAACCGCTGCATCACGCTGGATTCCACAGGGCACTGGCTGATTGCAGCAAACCAGCGCAGCAATGATGTGTCCGTACTGCCACGCGATCCAAAGACTGGCCTGCTGAGCGCACAGACGAGCAGCATCAAAATTCCTGGTGCATGTTACGTGTTGTGGGCTTAG